In Lactococcus garvieae subsp. garvieae, the following proteins share a genomic window:
- the glmM gene encoding phosphoglucosamine mutase — protein MGKYFGTDGVRGEANVELTPEMAFKLGRFGGYVLSQHEIGTPKVYVARDPRISGQMLSTSLISGLLSVGIEVYDLGVIATPGVAYLVRKEEASAGVMISASHNPALDNGIKFFGADGFKLDDEKELEIEALIDAEEDKLPRPSAEGLGILHDYNEAVRKYQAFLKTTAEGDFEGYKIVLDTANGAAYTSARAVFADLNAELTVIGENPNGLNINDGVGSTHPEKMADTVVETGSDIGLAFDGDADRLIAVDENGNIVDGDRIMFIVGKYLLEQGKLAKDTVVTTVMSNLGFHLALEEAGMNSVVTAVGDRYVVEEMRKNNYNFGGEQSGHMVFLDYNTTGDGQLSAIQLVKVMRETGKKLSELAAEVTIYPQKLVNVRVANNAAKEGAMDIPAIRKVITDMEEKMNGKGRILVRPSGTEPLLRVMAEAPTDEEVNEVVDTIVDVVKEEIGVKL, from the coding sequence ATGGGTAAATATTTTGGAACAGATGGTGTTCGTGGAGAAGCTAATGTAGAGTTAACGCCAGAGATGGCCTTTAAGCTTGGACGCTTCGGTGGCTATGTCCTTAGCCAACATGAAATCGGAACACCAAAAGTATATGTAGCGCGTGACCCACGTATTTCGGGCCAAATGCTTTCAACAAGCCTTATCTCAGGTCTGTTATCCGTAGGGATTGAAGTTTATGACTTGGGGGTTATTGCTACACCAGGTGTGGCTTATTTGGTCCGTAAAGAAGAAGCTTCGGCGGGAGTAATGATTTCTGCCAGCCACAATCCAGCCTTGGATAACGGAATTAAATTCTTTGGAGCAGATGGTTTTAAACTTGATGATGAGAAAGAGTTAGAAATCGAAGCTTTGATTGATGCCGAGGAAGATAAATTACCACGTCCTTCTGCTGAAGGTTTGGGAATTTTACACGATTATAATGAAGCTGTACGTAAATATCAAGCATTTTTGAAAACAACGGCTGAAGGCGATTTTGAAGGTTACAAAATTGTACTCGATACAGCTAATGGTGCTGCATATACATCTGCGCGTGCTGTATTTGCTGATTTAAACGCCGAACTCACAGTGATTGGTGAAAATCCAAATGGCCTTAATATTAATGATGGTGTTGGTTCAACACATCCAGAGAAAATGGCAGATACGGTTGTTGAAACTGGAAGTGACATTGGTTTGGCCTTTGATGGTGATGCGGATCGTCTTATCGCAGTAGATGAAAATGGTAATATCGTTGATGGTGATAGAATTATGTTCATCGTTGGGAAGTATCTCCTTGAGCAAGGGAAATTGGCAAAAGACACCGTAGTTACAACTGTTATGTCTAATCTTGGTTTCCATTTGGCATTGGAAGAAGCTGGTATGAACTCTGTTGTAACAGCCGTAGGTGACCGCTATGTTGTGGAAGAAATGCGTAAAAACAATTACAATTTTGGGGGAGAGCAGTCAGGTCATATGGTCTTCTTAGACTACAATACAACTGGTGACGGACAACTCTCAGCGATCCAACTTGTAAAAGTCATGCGTGAAACAGGTAAAAAATTATCAGAACTCGCAGCCGAAGTTACAATTTATCCTCAAAAACTTGTCAATGTTCGTGTAGCAAATAACGCTGCTAAAGAAGGTGCAATGGATATTCCAGCTATTCGTAAAGTCATTACGGACATGGAAGAAAAAATGAACGGTAAAGGCCGCATTCTTGTCCGCCCAAGTGGAACAGAGCCACTTCTCCGCGTTATGGCTGAAGCACCAACAGATGAAGAAGTAAATGAAGTTGTTGATACGATTGTTGACGTAGTCAAAGAAGAAATTGGTGTAAAACTATAA
- the cdaA gene encoding diadenylate cyclase CdaA has translation MSDFSQIFNLDFWQKILELNQSPWRVFISIIDIAIVSFFLYLAMRFVQGTKLVSLVRGVIIFVLIRIVAGLIGLTTLEWLLNQVITYGAIAGVIIFQPEIRRALEGLGRTTNRLSGGRNRSINSYIEAYEKSFAYMSERKIGALIAIERTQTLSEYASTGIRLDADISSELIINIFIPNTPLHDGAVIIQDDKIAVTSAYLPLTEKTGISKEFGTRHRAAIGLSEASDALVLVVSEETGGISIAYNGELYADISKEVFHEKLIAILGPEETGGKK, from the coding sequence GTGAGTGATTTTAGTCAAATTTTTAATCTTGACTTCTGGCAAAAAATATTGGAGTTAAACCAATCGCCTTGGCGTGTGTTCATTTCAATCATTGATATCGCTATTGTGAGCTTTTTTCTTTATTTAGCTATGCGTTTTGTACAAGGTACAAAACTGGTTAGCTTAGTACGTGGTGTCATTATTTTTGTGCTCATAAGAATAGTTGCTGGTTTGATCGGTTTGACCACTTTAGAATGGCTACTCAATCAAGTGATTACCTATGGTGCAATAGCCGGTGTGATTATCTTTCAACCAGAAATACGTAGAGCTTTGGAAGGGTTAGGTCGGACGACCAATCGTTTATCCGGCGGGCGTAACCGGTCCATCAATAGCTATATTGAGGCATATGAAAAGTCTTTTGCTTATATGTCTGAGCGTAAAATTGGAGCACTCATTGCCATTGAGCGAACACAAACTCTGAGTGAGTATGCTTCAACAGGGATAAGGTTAGATGCAGATATTTCCAGTGAGTTGATCATCAACATCTTTATTCCGAACACACCTTTACATGATGGGGCAGTGATTATTCAAGATGATAAAATTGCTGTTACCAGTGCTTACCTTCCTTTAACTGAGAAAACTGGAATATCTAAAGAGTTTGGAACGCGACATCGTGCCGCTATTGGCTTATCAGAAGCTTCAGATGCTTTAGTTCTTGTTGTTTCGGAAGAAACAGGAGGAATATCTATCGCTTATAATGGTGAGTTGTATGCGGATATTTCAAAAGAAGTGTTCCATGAAAAACTTATCGCTATTTTGGGACCAGAAGAAACAGGAGGCAAAAAATAA
- the tsaE gene encoding tRNA (adenosine(37)-N6)-threonylcarbamoyltransferase complex ATPase subunit type 1 TsaE, with protein sequence MKLKVNEEKMLTFAEHLGGLLQAQDIIVLTGELGAGKTTFVKGLAVGLGISQMIKSPTYTIVREYEEGKLPLYHMDVYRAGDDPDSFDLDDYLFGEGVSVIEWGELLGESLPEAYLEVKFDKYADGFATDAERVLELLPHGQRYEALLGEL encoded by the coding sequence ATGAAATTAAAAGTTAATGAAGAAAAGATGCTTACATTTGCAGAGCATTTAGGTGGCCTTCTTCAGGCACAAGATATTATTGTTTTGACAGGAGAGCTTGGTGCAGGTAAAACAACCTTTGTGAAGGGGTTAGCTGTGGGCTTAGGAATTTCGCAGATGATTAAGAGCCCTACTTACACCATTGTGCGAGAATATGAGGAAGGAAAGCTTCCTTTATATCATATGGATGTTTACCGTGCGGGAGATGATCCTGACAGCTTTGACCTTGACGATTATCTTTTTGGTGAAGGCGTTTCTGTTATTGAATGGGGCGAGCTCCTGGGAGAAAGTTTACCTGAGGCATACTTAGAAGTTAAATTTGATAAATACGCGGACGGCTTCGCAACAGATGCTGAACGTGTTCTTGAACTTCTTCCCCATGGGCAACGCTATGAAGCATTATTAGGAGAATTATGA
- a CDS encoding CdaR family protein encodes MRNNFFASKLFTILASVFFAVILFFNASSAALRNQGSSTTGEVYTTTISNVPIEIKYNSDEYFASGYNNTANVYLTSYNRVQINTEENPDSRNFYLVVDLSNAKEGTVTMPVRIQQLPNGINAQIEPTTLTVRLEKKASAEFNVTPLIEQAQLPDGFKVNDIKLSQEKVKVTAGETSIKQIHAIQAALPSDAYLNDDYSGTVTLHAVDADGKLLPAQISPATVQMKVSVEKPSKTVPVNVKKTGTLDQSLSDMKTSLSQKTVTISGEQSALDKIESVDATVNISNITEKETVNVDVQADGASVKPSQLEVTMTPVKK; translated from the coding sequence ATGAGAAATAATTTTTTCGCTTCAAAACTTTTTACAATCTTAGCTTCCGTTTTCTTTGCAGTAATTTTATTTTTTAATGCAAGCTCTGCTGCATTGAGAAATCAAGGAAGCTCAACAACTGGAGAAGTTTACACGACGACTATTTCTAATGTACCAATTGAAATCAAGTATAATTCAGATGAGTATTTTGCCAGTGGTTATAACAATACTGCCAATGTTTACCTGACAAGTTACAACCGTGTTCAGATTAATACAGAAGAAAACCCGGATTCGCGTAACTTTTATCTTGTGGTCGATTTGTCCAATGCAAAAGAAGGAACTGTGACGATGCCTGTACGTATCCAACAGCTTCCGAATGGTATAAATGCACAAATTGAACCTACAACCTTGACTGTTCGCTTAGAAAAGAAAGCCAGTGCCGAGTTTAATGTTACACCTTTGATTGAACAAGCACAGCTCCCAGATGGTTTCAAAGTTAACGACATCAAGCTGAGTCAAGAAAAAGTTAAAGTAACAGCAGGAGAAACAAGTATTAAACAAATTCATGCCATCCAAGCGGCCTTGCCAAGTGATGCATATTTGAATGATGATTACTCTGGTACGGTGACCTTGCATGCAGTTGATGCTGACGGAAAATTACTCCCTGCACAAATCAGCCCGGCGACAGTACAAATGAAAGTAAGTGTGGAAAAGCCGTCAAAAACAGTCCCAGTTAATGTAAAGAAAACGGGGACACTTGACCAAAGTCTTTCAGACATGAAGACATCACTCTCTCAGAAGACCGTCACCATTTCAGGTGAACAGAGTGCTCTAGATAAGATTGAGAGTGTTGATGCGACTGTAAATATATCTAATATTACGGAAAAAGAGACCGTAAATGTCGATGTACAGGCAGATGGAGCAAGTGTGAAACCTAGTCAACTAGAAGTAACAATGACTCCGGTAAAAAAATAA